A portion of the Sandaracinobacteroides saxicola genome contains these proteins:
- a CDS encoding TonB-dependent receptor domain-containing protein, with protein sequence MLRTELRPDSVCRLFVAVSLVALGAASASAQSIDPTPTAPATQPAAPVPNATENIAVEDPADTIVVTGSRIARPNTDTPVPIVAINAQQLTETGKVSIGDVLNDLPSLRSTYSQANSTRFLGTAGLNLLDLRGLGTQRTLVLLDGRRHVASDILNNAVSPDINIFPTDLIERVEIITGGSSAVYGSDAIAGVVNFILKRNFEGVELRGLGGISGYGDAGTYRISGTAGTNFADGRGNVAVNLEYTRQQDYFGSERPNLRQNDGFLTVDTDPAGTPNGSDGNPDRTFFQDIRSATLGNTGLVRFNTGTCGTDPEGTPYNCVFRFNPDGTLAPQTGQRVGIGPNGSFIGGNGDNFRNGDELQLAPTLDRFNATVIGRFEVSEAFEPFVEAKYSRTRSVGTGNSGPAFITGTALGDSRERPRLDNPYLGAQARDLITQQLTLQNGTAPAPTARFSLRQNLLGLGARTEEATRETWRGVIGARGTFNDDWRYEASINYGEFKERTKILGNLNIQRFLLAADAARDPASGNIVCRSRFDPDAAIPYVDNDAILANDIAACVPINLFGGGNISPEARNYVLTDTTAVGKISQFVASAFLAGDSSDWFELPGGPVGFVIGGEHRRETARYQQDELVEQGYTFYNIIPTFSPPSFQVTEGYAEIRLPILADRPFFHNLTVTGAGRIARYKGSTGTVYAYNGGIEWAPVRDLRFRANYARAVRAPNLVELFTPPGQNFATVVDPCSAGQIGTGTATREANCRAAGVPQGFNFIYSSSLEIVSGGNPDLKAETSDSWTIGGVLQPRFAPGFTLTVDYYDVTVNKVITSPSAQNILNACYDGPDLTNQFCSLFQRSGAGGGPNGEEPFQIVEGSLQQIQLNYAKLKVRGIDVEAAYRHEFQSGVQLGTRVLYTRAIQNDQFLDPANPNFADQLLLELGDPRDSFNWNVDLKAGPFSLAYQMRYIGKMIVTQGTLGTYEDFFGKQGRPPQNADFADRTFYSPVTYHNVRAGVDVNDKFNFYIGVDNIGNRKPPLGLTGIGGGSAIYDNRGRFFYAGAVAKF encoded by the coding sequence ATGCTCAGAACCGAACTCCGCCCGGACTCCGTCTGCCGTCTGTTTGTTGCCGTCAGCCTCGTCGCCCTTGGCGCCGCCTCCGCTTCCGCCCAAAGCATCGACCCCACCCCGACCGCGCCCGCAACGCAGCCGGCTGCCCCGGTCCCGAACGCGACCGAAAACATTGCCGTGGAAGACCCTGCCGACACCATCGTCGTCACCGGCAGCCGTATCGCGCGCCCCAATACCGACACCCCGGTGCCGATCGTCGCCATCAACGCGCAGCAGCTCACCGAAACGGGGAAGGTCTCGATCGGCGACGTGCTGAACGACCTGCCCTCGCTGCGCAGCACCTACAGCCAGGCCAACTCCACCCGCTTTCTCGGCACCGCCGGCCTCAACCTGCTCGATCTGCGCGGCCTCGGCACGCAGCGCACGCTCGTCCTGCTGGACGGCCGTCGCCATGTCGCCTCGGACATCCTCAACAATGCCGTCTCGCCGGACATCAACATCTTTCCCACCGACCTCATTGAGCGGGTCGAGATCATCACCGGCGGCAGTTCGGCGGTCTACGGCTCCGACGCCATCGCCGGCGTCGTCAACTTCATCCTGAAACGCAATTTCGAAGGCGTCGAGCTGCGCGGCCTGGGCGGCATCAGCGGTTATGGCGATGCCGGCACCTATCGCATCAGCGGCACCGCCGGCACCAACTTCGCCGATGGCCGCGGCAATGTCGCGGTCAATCTGGAATATACACGGCAGCAGGATTATTTCGGCAGCGAACGCCCCAACCTGCGCCAGAATGATGGTTTCCTCACCGTCGATACCGATCCGGCCGGCACGCCGAACGGCTCCGATGGCAACCCCGACCGCACCTTTTTCCAGGACATCCGCTCGGCCACCCTCGGGAACACGGGCCTCGTCCGTTTCAACACCGGCACGTGCGGAACCGATCCCGAAGGCACCCCCTACAACTGCGTTTTCCGTTTCAACCCGGATGGCACGCTGGCGCCGCAAACCGGCCAGCGTGTCGGCATCGGTCCGAACGGCAGTTTCATCGGGGGCAATGGCGACAATTTCCGCAATGGTGACGAGCTGCAACTCGCGCCCACGCTTGACCGCTTCAACGCGACCGTGATCGGCCGCTTCGAGGTGAGCGAGGCCTTCGAACCCTTTGTCGAGGCCAAATATTCGCGCACCCGCTCGGTCGGCACCGGCAACAGCGGCCCGGCCTTCATCACCGGCACCGCACTGGGTGACAGCCGCGAACGTCCCCGGCTCGACAACCCCTATCTCGGCGCCCAGGCACGCGACCTGATCACCCAGCAGCTCACCTTGCAGAACGGCACCGCGCCTGCGCCCACCGCCCGGTTCTCGCTGCGGCAAAACCTCCTCGGCCTGGGTGCCCGAACGGAAGAAGCGACGCGCGAGACCTGGCGAGGCGTCATCGGCGCGCGCGGCACCTTCAACGATGACTGGCGCTACGAGGCCAGCATCAACTATGGCGAGTTCAAGGAACGCACCAAAATCCTCGGCAACCTCAACATCCAGCGCTTCCTGCTGGCGGCCGATGCCGCGCGCGATCCCGCCAGCGGCAACATCGTCTGCCGTTCGCGCTTCGACCCTGACGCCGCCATTCCCTATGTCGACAATGACGCTATCCTGGCGAACGACATCGCCGCCTGCGTCCCCATCAACCTGTTCGGCGGCGGCAACATCAGCCCCGAGGCGCGCAACTATGTCCTGACCGATACCACTGCTGTCGGCAAGATCAGCCAGTTCGTCGCCAGCGCCTTCCTGGCCGGCGACAGCAGCGACTGGTTCGAACTTCCCGGCGGGCCGGTCGGCTTCGTCATCGGCGGGGAACATCGGCGCGAAACCGCGCGCTACCAGCAGGACGAGCTCGTCGAGCAGGGCTATACCTTCTACAACATCATTCCCACCTTTTCGCCACCCTCCTTCCAGGTGACGGAGGGCTATGCCGAAATCCGGCTGCCGATCCTTGCCGACCGGCCCTTCTTCCACAACCTCACGGTCACCGGCGCCGGGCGCATCGCCAGGTACAAGGGCTCGACCGGCACCGTCTATGCCTATAATGGCGGGATCGAGTGGGCGCCGGTGCGCGACCTGCGCTTCCGTGCGAACTATGCCCGCGCCGTCCGTGCCCCGAACCTCGTCGAACTCTTCACGCCGCCGGGGCAGAATTTCGCGACGGTCGTCGATCCCTGCTCCGCGGGCCAGATCGGCACCGGCACCGCCACGCGAGAGGCAAACTGCCGCGCCGCCGGCGTGCCCCAGGGCTTCAACTTCATCTATTCCTCGTCGCTGGAAATCGTCTCCGGCGGCAATCCCGACCTGAAGGCCGAAACCTCCGACAGCTGGACCATCGGCGGTGTGCTCCAGCCCCGCTTCGCTCCCGGCTTCACGCTGACCGTCGACTATTATGATGTCACGGTGAACAAGGTGATCACCTCCCCGTCGGCGCAGAACATCCTCAACGCCTGCTATGATGGGCCGGACCTCACCAACCAGTTCTGCTCGCTGTTCCAGCGCTCCGGCGCTGGCGGCGGCCCGAATGGCGAGGAGCCGTTCCAGATCGTCGAAGGCAGCCTGCAACAGATCCAGCTCAACTATGCCAAGCTGAAAGTGCGCGGCATCGATGTCGAGGCCGCCTACCGTCATGAGTTTCAGAGCGGGGTCCAGCTCGGCACGCGCGTCCTCTACACCCGCGCCATCCAGAATGATCAGTTCCTCGACCCGGCGAACCCCAATTTCGCCGATCAGCTGCTGCTCGAACTGGGGGATCCGCGCGACAGCTTCAACTGGAACGTCGACCTGAAGGCCGGGCCCTTCAGCCTCGCTTACCAGATGCGCTACATCGGCAAGATGATCGTCACGCAGGGCACGCTTGGCACCTATGAGGACTTCTTCGGCAAGCAGGGCCGCCCGCCGCAGAATGCCGACTTCGCCGACCGCACCTTCTACAGCCCGGTCACCTACCACAATGTCCGCGCCGGCGTGGACGTCAACGACAAGTTCAACTTCTACATCGGCGTCGACAATATCGGCAACCGCAAGCCTCCGCTCGGCCTGACCGGCATCGGCGGCGGCAGCGCCATCTACGACAACCGCGGCCGCTTCTTCTACGCCGGCGCGGTCGCGAAGTTCTGA
- a CDS encoding acyl-CoA dehydrogenase family protein, producing MQFDYSARTKEMIERVRAFMDEHIYPNEERYAQEVMTGERWKVIEVIEELKPLARAAGLWNMFVPPVHAGAPAIHEFHFDGTPLTNMEYAPLAEEMGKVGWASEVFNCSAPDTGNMEVLARYGTQAQQDRWLAPLSAGEIRSAFLMTEPAVASSDATNIETSITRDGDHYVINGRKWWSSGVGDPRCKVNIVMGKTDPGAPKHLQQSQILVPMDTPGMTKVRPLHVFGYDDAPHGHFEVVMENVRVPVENIILGEGRGFEIAQGRLGPGRIHHCMRSIGASERALEKMCKRLKSRVAFGRPISDQGVWHERIANARIEIEQARLLCLKAAYMMDTVGNKEAKTIIAMIKVVAPNVSTKIIDMAIQAHGGGGVCQDYGLASGYAGQRTLRLADGPDEVHRQAIAKDELRRYN from the coding sequence ATGCAGTTCGACTATAGCGCACGCACAAAGGAAATGATCGAACGCGTCCGCGCCTTCATGGACGAGCACATCTACCCTAACGAGGAACGCTATGCGCAGGAGGTAATGACCGGCGAGCGCTGGAAGGTGATCGAGGTGATCGAGGAGCTGAAACCCCTCGCCCGCGCCGCCGGCCTGTGGAACATGTTCGTACCGCCCGTCCATGCCGGCGCGCCGGCCATCCACGAGTTCCACTTCGACGGCACACCCTTGACCAACATGGAATATGCCCCCCTTGCCGAGGAGATGGGCAAGGTCGGCTGGGCCAGCGAAGTGTTCAACTGCTCCGCGCCCGACACCGGCAACATGGAGGTGCTGGCGCGCTATGGCACTCAGGCGCAGCAGGACCGCTGGCTGGCGCCGCTGTCGGCCGGCGAAATCCGCAGCGCCTTCCTGATGACCGAGCCGGCGGTGGCGTCGTCCGATGCGACCAACATCGAAACCAGCATCACCCGTGACGGCGACCATTATGTCATCAACGGCAGGAAATGGTGGTCCTCGGGCGTCGGCGATCCGCGCTGCAAGGTCAACATCGTCATGGGGAAAACCGATCCCGGCGCGCCCAAGCACCTTCAGCAGTCGCAGATCCTCGTGCCCATGGACACGCCCGGCATGACCAAGGTGCGGCCGCTGCACGTGTTCGGCTATGACGACGCGCCGCACGGCCATTTCGAGGTGGTGATGGAGAATGTCCGCGTGCCGGTGGAGAATATCATCCTGGGCGAAGGCCGTGGCTTCGAGATTGCGCAGGGCCGCCTCGGGCCGGGCCGCATCCACCATTGCATGCGCAGCATCGGCGCCAGCGAACGCGCGCTGGAGAAGATGTGCAAGCGGCTGAAATCCCGCGTCGCCTTCGGCCGGCCGATCTCCGACCAGGGCGTCTGGCACGAACGCATCGCCAATGCCCGCATCGAGATCGAACAGGCCCGCCTGCTCTGCCTGAAGGCGGCCTACATGATGGACACGGTCGGCAACAAGGAAGCCAAGACCATCATCGCGATGATCAAGGTTGTGGCACCCAATGTCAGCACAAAGATCATCGACATGGCAATCCAGGCGCACGGTGGCGGCGGTGTCTGCCAGGATTACGGCCTCGCCTCCGGCTATGCCGGCCAGCGCACCCTTCGCCTGGCGGACGGCCCGGACGAGGTGCACCGCCAAGCCATCGCGAAGGATGAACTGCGACGCTACAATTAG
- a CDS encoding serine hydrolase domain-containing protein: protein MRTTIFLLALMLPAAAPATPLEQAVAEAMAATGAKGLAIAVIDRGRVTHVSAHGLRNAAGQPLTRDTVMYAASLTKTLFAATVLQLAAEGRLTLDAPIASLLPKPLPDYAGPEIERRYARWSDLAGDDRWRLLTPRILLTHASGFSNFGFLEPDGKLRFHFTPGSRYAYSGDGIILLQFVLEAGLGLDVGTEMQRRLFAPAGAGRTAMMWRADFADNLADGWKADGQPEPHDERSKVRAAGSLDSSIADLAAITARLVRRQGAALFEPQRPITSRSQFPSLQPEAPVGERWPGLAAGLGVVTFTGPQGRGFFKGGHNDSTGNMLVCLERRLRCVLILSNDVRAEPAFPRLTRAALGETGLRWAWEYGTMALLP, encoded by the coding sequence ATGCGCACCACCATATTCCTCCTCGCCCTGATGCTGCCCGCCGCGGCGCCCGCGACGCCCCTCGAACAGGCTGTGGCGGAGGCCATGGCCGCCACCGGCGCGAAGGGCCTGGCCATCGCCGTCATCGATCGCGGCCGCGTCACACATGTCAGCGCGCACGGCCTGCGCAACGCCGCCGGGCAGCCGCTGACACGCGACACGGTGATGTATGCCGCCTCGCTGACCAAGACCCTGTTTGCTGCCACTGTCCTGCAATTGGCAGCCGAGGGTCGGCTGACCCTGGACGCCCCGATCGCCAGCCTGCTGCCGAAACCGCTGCCCGATTATGCCGGCCCCGAGATCGAGCGGCGCTATGCCCGCTGGTCGGACCTTGCCGGCGATGACCGTTGGCGGCTGCTCACGCCGCGCATCCTGCTCACCCATGCCTCGGGCTTTTCCAATTTCGGTTTCCTCGAACCGGATGGAAAGCTGCGCTTTCACTTCACCCCCGGCAGCCGTTACGCCTATTCCGGCGATGGCATCATCCTGCTGCAATTCGTGCTGGAGGCCGGCCTCGGCCTCGACGTCGGCACCGAAATGCAGCGTCGCCTGTTCGCCCCCGCCGGCGCCGGGCGCACCGCGATGATGTGGCGCGCGGATTTCGCCGACAACCTCGCCGACGGCTGGAAGGCGGACGGCCAGCCGGAACCGCATGACGAGCGCAGCAAGGTACGTGCCGCCGGCTCGCTGGACAGCAGCATCGCCGACCTTGCCGCCATCACCGCGCGCCTCGTCCGGCGACAGGGTGCCGCACTGTTCGAACCCCAGCGCCCGATTACCAGCCGCAGCCAGTTTCCCTCGCTGCAACCCGAAGCCCCGGTCGGGGAACGCTGGCCTGGCCTTGCCGCCGGCCTCGGCGTTGTCACCTTCACCGGCCCGCAGGGCCGCGGCTTCTTCAAGGGCGGCCACAATGATTCCACCGGCAACATGCTGGTCTGCCTCGAACGGCGCCTGCGCTGCGTGCTGATCCTGTCGAACGACGTCCGCGCCGAACCCGCCTTCCCCCGCCTGACCCGCGCGGCGCTCGGCGAAACCGGCCTGCGCTGGGCCTGGGAATATGGCACCATGGCGTTGCTGCCCTGA
- a CDS encoding acyl-CoA thioesterase: MSEPAPASVLPWDGKSAPALLALEALDLNLFRNRYNQRNANNALFGGQVLAQALTAATHTVEDRGVHSLHGYFLRAGKADSPVIYQVDRTRDGGRFSTRRVTAVQQGQPIFHMECGFHAAEEGFDHATPIAPGIPGPEMLDDLPTLATKWADRLPDWLIRRWSAPERPIEVKPVDPTQFLQKPEAAPRRTLWIRLPSAATANDGPDQACLLAYLSDYWLAGTAAMPHTLPMPSPSLFMASLDHAMWFHRPARADDWLLFDCDSPSAQSGRGLARGSIHDRHGRLIASTAQEALLRPIRA; this comes from the coding sequence ATGTCCGAACCCGCTCCCGCCTCCGTCTTGCCATGGGATGGCAAGAGCGCCCCGGCACTGCTCGCGCTCGAAGCGCTCGATCTGAACCTGTTCCGCAACCGCTACAACCAGCGCAACGCCAACAATGCCCTGTTCGGCGGCCAGGTGCTCGCCCAAGCCCTCACCGCCGCCACGCACACGGTCGAGGACCGCGGCGTCCACTCGCTGCACGGCTATTTCCTGCGCGCCGGCAAGGCTGACAGTCCGGTGATCTACCAGGTCGACCGTACCCGTGATGGCGGCCGCTTCTCCACCCGCCGCGTTACCGCCGTGCAGCAGGGCCAGCCGATCTTCCACATGGAGTGCGGGTTCCACGCCGCCGAGGAGGGGTTCGACCATGCCACGCCCATCGCGCCCGGCATCCCCGGCCCGGAGATGCTCGACGACCTGCCGACCCTCGCCACCAAATGGGCCGACCGGTTGCCGGATTGGCTGATCCGCCGCTGGAGCGCCCCCGAGCGCCCGATCGAGGTGAAGCCGGTCGATCCCACGCAGTTCCTGCAAAAGCCGGAGGCCGCGCCGCGCCGCACGCTGTGGATTCGTCTTCCCAGCGCCGCCACCGCCAACGATGGCCCCGACCAGGCCTGCCTGCTCGCCTATCTTTCCGATTATTGGCTCGCCGGCACTGCCGCCATGCCGCACACGCTGCCGATGCCCAGCCCCAGCCTGTTCATGGCCAGCCTGGATCATGCCATGTGGTTTCACCGCCCGGCCCGCGCCGACGACTGGCTGCTGTTCGATTGTGACAGTCCCAGCGCCCAGTCAGGGCGCGGCCTCGCCCGTGGCAGCATCCACGACCGCCACGGCCGCCTGATCGCCAGCACCGCGCAAGAGGCCCTGCTGCGCCCGATCCGCGCTTGA
- a CDS encoding NUDIX hydrolase, translating into MSDEIATPAATVIILRDVAPPEFLMIQRASTMGFAGGAMAFPGGKVDAGDRAEGVVYAGFDGLDGVDAAARIAAAREAFEEAGILLSAGPTVSVAARASARTALVRHERTFGQVLAGFGHSLSADVFRPFARWVPPPGLHRRFDTHFYLARLPDGEEALEDGDETTAARWVTADGALADHLAGRGQLLFPTRCNVERLGQFSSLEALWNDATPMADVQPRVAEVAGEMMLIIPDGIGYPVTRRPLSGERRA; encoded by the coding sequence ATGTCCGATGAAATCGCCACGCCCGCCGCCACCGTGATCATCCTGCGGGACGTAGCGCCGCCCGAATTCCTGATGATCCAGCGCGCGAGTACGATGGGCTTTGCCGGCGGTGCGATGGCCTTTCCTGGGGGAAAGGTGGATGCCGGCGACCGGGCGGAAGGGGTGGTTTACGCGGGGTTCGACGGGCTGGACGGGGTAGACGCCGCGGCACGGATCGCGGCCGCGCGGGAGGCGTTCGAGGAGGCCGGCATCCTGTTGTCGGCCGGACCGACGGTTTCGGTGGCGGCGCGGGCGTCGGCACGGACCGCGCTGGTGCGGCACGAGCGGACATTCGGGCAGGTGCTGGCAGGGTTCGGGCACAGCTTGTCGGCCGACGTGTTTCGGCCGTTCGCGCGCTGGGTTCCACCGCCGGGGCTGCACCGGCGGTTCGACACGCATTTCTACCTGGCGCGGCTGCCCGATGGTGAGGAGGCGCTGGAGGATGGCGACGAGACAACGGCGGCGCGCTGGGTGACGGCGGATGGTGCGCTGGCGGACCATCTGGCGGGACGCGGGCAATTGCTGTTCCCGACACGCTGCAATGTCGAGCGGCTGGGGCAGTTCAGTTCGCTGGAGGCGCTGTGGAATGATGCGACGCCGATGGCCGATGTGCAGCCTCGGGTAGCCGAGGTGGCAGGCGAAATGATGCTGATCATTCCCGATGGCATCGGCTACCCGGTGACGCGGCGACCCTTGTCGGGGGAACGGCGGGCCTGA
- a CDS encoding aldehyde dehydrogenase family protein yields MKVRNPHSGLHDHCIAPLDAAAIAAHAAALRAAQPAWAGRSPDDRAADLMVLADALEASPDLLAALTADTGRHSVARLEISATAAALRRWAATAPALIAAAHRPSSPAAMPGITFSTAPVPYALVGVISPWNFPLLLALTDAIPALAAGCAALVKPSEVTPRFIAPLMACVATIPALAPVLAVVEGDGATGAALVNTVDFIAFTGSVATGRKVAEAAARAFVPASLELGGKDPMIILASADPHQAAAIALSASCRATGQACQSIERIYVARAIAEPFLAELTRLADAVPLNTASPASAGLGPFIFEKQAHQVQAQVDDALAKGATLLAGGRVENHGGLWLRPTILTNATSAMAVMTEETFGPVMPVTSVDTPGDAIALANSGDFGLSAAVLAGTLDEAAAVARYLHAGAVSLNDGALTSLLSDAEKSSFKLSGMGPPRSGAAGLTRFFRTRAIYAQAGTALPLDAFL; encoded by the coding sequence ATGAAGGTGCGCAATCCGCACAGCGGCCTTCATGACCATTGCATCGCCCCCCTCGATGCCGCCGCCATCGCCGCGCACGCCGCCGCGCTGCGCGCTGCCCAACCCGCCTGGGCCGGCCGGTCGCCCGATGACCGCGCGGCCGACCTGATGGTCCTCGCCGACGCGCTCGAAGCCTCGCCAGACCTCCTCGCCGCGCTTACCGCAGATACCGGCCGCCACAGTGTCGCCCGCCTGGAAATCAGCGCCACCGCCGCCGCGCTGCGACGCTGGGCCGCCACCGCTCCCGCCCTGATCGCCGCCGCCCACCGGCCCTCGTCGCCGGCCGCCATGCCGGGCATCACCTTCTCGACCGCGCCGGTCCCCTATGCCCTTGTCGGTGTCATCAGCCCGTGGAACTTCCCGCTGCTGCTGGCGCTGACCGATGCCATCCCCGCGCTCGCCGCCGGCTGCGCCGCCCTCGTCAAGCCGTCGGAGGTCACGCCCCGCTTCATCGCCCCCCTGATGGCCTGTGTTGCCACCATCCCCGCGCTCGCCCCCGTTCTGGCCGTGGTGGAGGGCGACGGCGCCACCGGCGCCGCCCTCGTCAACACCGTCGACTTCATCGCCTTCACCGGCAGCGTCGCCACGGGGCGAAAGGTTGCCGAGGCCGCTGCCCGCGCCTTCGTTCCCGCCAGCCTCGAACTCGGCGGCAAGGATCCGATGATCATCCTCGCCAGTGCCGATCCCCACCAGGCCGCCGCCATTGCGCTCTCCGCCAGCTGCCGCGCCACCGGCCAGGCCTGCCAGTCGATCGAGCGCATCTACGTCGCGCGCGCCATCGCCGAACCTTTCCTCGCCGAACTCACCCGCCTCGCCGACGCCGTCCCGCTCAACACCGCCTCACCCGCCTCTGCCGGCCTCGGTCCCTTCATCTTCGAAAAACAGGCGCATCAGGTGCAGGCGCAGGTTGACGACGCGCTCGCCAAAGGCGCCACCCTCCTCGCCGGTGGCCGCGTCGAAAACCACGGTGGCCTCTGGCTTCGTCCCACCATCCTCACCAACGCCACGTCGGCGATGGCCGTGATGACCGAGGAGACCTTCGGCCCCGTTATGCCCGTCACGTCGGTTGACACCCCCGGCGACGCCATCGCCCTTGCCAACAGCGGCGATTTCGGCCTCTCCGCCGCTGTCCTCGCCGGCACACTCGATGAGGCTGCCGCCGTCGCCCGGTATCTCCACGCCGGCGCCGTCAGCCTCAACGACGGCGCGCTGACCAGCCTGCTCTCGGACGCCGAGAAGAGCAGCTTCAAGCTTTCCGGCATGGGACCACCGCGCTCCGGCGCGGCCGGCCTCACCCGCTTCTTCCGCACCCGCGCGATCTACGCCCAGGCCGGCACCGCGTTGCCGCTCGACGCCTTCCTATGA
- a CDS encoding DedA family protein, producing the protein MTDWIGTIIDNFGYVGIGLLMFVETVFPPIPSEVIMPLAGIYAAQSGHSLTGVIIAGAIGSMIGNIFWYLLAAWLGLTRFERFAIRFGRILTLDHEEIVRGQKLFERYGGAIVGVGRVLPTVRSLISIPAGLVAMDWRRFLFYSSLGTFVWTTGLAVAGYLLGKRFAEIDKVIGPLSTAIIVILFGIYLYRVITWKKTKSAP; encoded by the coding sequence ATGACCGACTGGATCGGCACCATCATCGACAATTTCGGCTATGTCGGCATCGGCCTGCTGATGTTCGTGGAAACGGTGTTCCCGCCGATCCCGTCCGAAGTCATCATGCCGCTCGCCGGCATCTACGCCGCGCAAAGCGGCCACAGCCTGACCGGTGTGATCATCGCCGGCGCCATCGGCAGCATGATCGGCAACATCTTCTGGTATCTGCTCGCCGCCTGGCTCGGCCTCACGCGCTTCGAACGCTTCGCCATCCGTTTCGGCCGCATCCTGACGCTCGATCATGAAGAGATCGTCCGCGGCCAGAAGCTGTTCGAACGCTATGGCGGGGCGATTGTCGGCGTCGGCCGCGTGCTGCCGACGGTGCGCTCGCTCATCTCCATCCCCGCCGGCCTGGTCGCGATGGACTGGCGCCGTTTCCTCTTCTACTCCTCGCTCGGCACCTTCGTCTGGACCACGGGCCTCGCGGTTGCCGGCTATCTGCTGGGCAAAAGATTTGCGGAGATCGACAAGGTCATCGGGCCGCTCTCCACCGCCATCATCGTCATCCTGTTCGGCATCTACCTCTACCGGGTCATCACCTGGAAAAAAACGAAGTCCGCGCCATGA
- the gshB gene encoding glutathione synthase, whose protein sequence is MSLAVAVQMDPIETINVAGDSTFALMLSAQARGHRLWHYGPNQLHWVEGRVVADARPLRVMRPTPGAPGAHFEWLGERAPLDLATGIDTVLMRQDPPFDMAYITATHLLERAQAAGVQVVNDPASVRNAPEKLFVLEYADLMPPTLVTRSLAEAQAFRARHGAIVVKPLYGNAGSAVFHVPESDSNLPALTELFGQIWREPFMVQAFLSGVAEGDKRIVLIDGEPAGAINRLPKSGEIRSNLAAGGSAHAAELTAREVEICARLGPALKQRGLVFVGIDVIAGHLTEINVTSPTGIVAIDRFNGTDTPARFWDAVEARRA, encoded by the coding sequence TTGTCCCTCGCCGTCGCGGTCCAGATGGATCCCATCGAAACCATCAATGTCGCCGGCGATTCCACCTTCGCGCTGATGCTGTCGGCGCAGGCACGTGGCCACCGGCTCTGGCACTATGGCCCCAACCAGCTGCACTGGGTCGAAGGCCGCGTTGTCGCCGATGCCCGGCCGCTGCGTGTCATGCGCCCCACGCCGGGCGCTCCGGGCGCGCATTTCGAATGGCTTGGCGAACGCGCTCCCCTCGACCTTGCTACCGGCATTGATACCGTGCTGATGCGGCAGGATCCGCCCTTCGACATGGCCTATATCACCGCCACCCATCTGCTCGAACGCGCCCAGGCCGCCGGCGTGCAGGTGGTGAACGATCCCGCCAGCGTCCGCAACGCGCCGGAAAAGCTGTTCGTGCTGGAATACGCCGACCTGATGCCGCCCACCCTCGTCACCCGGTCGCTGGCGGAGGCGCAGGCCTTCCGCGCCCGCCACGGCGCCATCGTGGTAAAGCCGCTCTACGGCAACGCCGGCAGCGCGGTCTTCCATGTACCCGAATCGGACAGCAACCTGCCCGCGCTGACCGAACTGTTCGGCCAGATCTGGCGCGAACCCTTCATGGTGCAGGCTTTCCTGTCCGGTGTTGCCGAAGGCGACAAGCGCATCGTGCTGATCGATGGCGAACCCGCCGGCGCCATCAACCGCCTGCCCAAAAGCGGCGAAATCCGCTCCAACCTCGCCGCCGGCGGCTCCGCCCACGCCGCCGAACTCACCGCGCGGGAGGTGGAAATCTGCGCCCGCCTCGGCCCCGCGCTGAAGCAACGCGGTCTGGTCTTCGTCGGCATCGACGTGATCGCCGGGCACCTCACCGAAATCAACGTCACCAGCCCCACCGGCATCGTCGCCATCGACCGCTTCAATGGCACCGACACGCCCGCGCGCTTCTGGGACGCGGTGGAGGCGCGCCGCGCATGA